AAAAAAGAATGCTGCACTGCTGCGGTAATTActtgccaaaaaactgaaccATTTCTTGCATGCTTCCAGTGGTTTTCCAATTGTAGGCTGCGAACAGTTATCAAATTATTTCCGATTTCGTGGTCGCTGTACTGTGATTTTATGTTAAGCCAGGTATCTGTATTTTCTTTGGACAAAATCAATTGGAATTTTGGAAAGCTTCTCATTAATAGGGGATTAGGTCCAGATTGATCATGCGAATAATCCATTTTGTTAAGGTTTGCTTCGTCGCAGTTTTGCTTATTAAGTTTCAAGAGTTCCTCTTCAACGTCTAATATCAAAGCAGAGACTTTGCCATTTATAGCAGTAGTAGCTGGATTCGTCAGATTTAAAACACTTGACCGTGTTTCTGGTGTAGTTTTAACCGCACGATGCCATAACGTTCCTGGAACTTGACTGGCAATGTAAAAAGCTCCCGCCAAAGTTATCACACTTGCTGCATAGCTTAGCACTAGTACGGATACACTGTTTACTAGAAATTTCGTCCATTCAAAGCAGGGCAGCAGCTGTGCCAACTCACTATAAGTAAGCCACCCTCTCCGCAATCCCTGCCGTTCGGCCAGCGATCGTTCAATATGGcttaacttattaaaaaacatttcgtTGGATATGTATATATTCCAGTCCTAGAACAAACATGTTATATTATTGTAAAGCAGACTTTGTACTATTTACCAAAGCTGAAAGAAACTCGAGCTCCATTTCCTTAAGTCTGTCTTCAGTCATATTGCCTTCATTGGCCCAGTCTTCCAAATAGAACCGTTCGTCATGGCCTACATAGAACTTGGTGGAAATCATCTGAAAGGATTTTGATTGTTTAAATCATTGGGTAAGAAAAAAGGTTTGCAAGAATTTAGAAGGTATTGGAGCTGCTCATATTAGAACCATGGGCGTACACGCACTGCTCTTGATTTTCGAAGCAGGTCGATCAACAGGTGTTGATGCTTACCAGTGATACGACGAACAGCTCCTGTGGAGTGATTCGGCAGCTATAGCCTGGATCGGTGACGTTTAAGCGGTCTAGGTAGATCAGTGCCATAATAAGGGAGCAAGGCGTGGCCTGCACttttgcagcagcaacacaactTAGACGATGCAAGGAGTGGCCCTGATGGGGCTTCGAAAACATCTCTGATGCGTACTCCGCAAAGGGAAGGGAAACCTCCATGTCTGTGTCCTCTGTTCCCACGCCATAGTAGAGGCTTTTTCGAATTCGATTTATGAACTCGCTGTGCTTCATAATCTGTCAACTCAAAAACATGCAACTATTCATAATTATCATAATTACTGTGTTTCCTACCTTTTTCGACGAGTTTACCATCTTACTACGCCCCATTCCACTAATTTCCTATCGCATGTTTTTAGGTATGACCGCCCAGTCTAATATCCTGTTCACACTACATTTGAGCGGGGGCCGTGTTTTTAACGTAAGAACGAATCGCTCAGGGTATTCCCTAAGGGCTAGTACtgaacccaacaaaaagtcgtccaaaacaaaaacttcatatgaaagaaaattttttgacgttgtttttcatatgaagttttttgttttggacgactttttgttgggttgagtactaagccttaactgttgaattgctgaattgttaaattttggtcagctgttaatcagctgtcccatacaaagtcaactttcataaatttcagcaattcaacagcctcgaggctattgaaaatttggttgaattgctgaaaagccagagttgtcacattttttttaaaagtcgtggcaactctgtaatattttagtatcaccagtacgcattatttattttaaattcaacttagaaagcatatttgtggttctttttaccttggtaacaattttggacagtaactagcaataatacatcaaattttacatgctttaagttccgtgaaacttttcaaccaataacagctgtttgaaaattcaacaggaaccattttgggtcgttccctaaattgctgaaattttttgttgaattttcaacaattcagcaattcaacagtttagggaataccctgGCTGTAAAAGTACTCAGATCAGCTATTCTCTCGTGTTCACATAGAGAGTCGCTTAAGCGGCGGCATAAGCAACCCCTAAACCAATGGGAGAGGACCTGAAAATAGAGTTTCACCgagaagaaaagaaataaaatgcatGCATGCGGAATGTTATCAACTATTGTATGCCAACAATGAAGCCACGAGAACTTCCACAAATAATAACCGTTTTGACCCGTATTTAAAACAACTTCCTGCGCTTTTAAGCAAACATTCTAGTCAATTTAAAGTCGTATAATGTTTTGGTACAACAGTTGCCAGGTCTTGCCAAATAGAACACAGGCTGGATATTGGCCAATGCCAATCCTTACAAAATAGGCAATATCACATTGTACAGCTCTTTGGTCGTgcaccaacaacaataatattataaaataagaacTGAAATAAACTACACTCTTAAAAATACTGACTAATAGTACAGAAATACTAGAAATGCGGTCCCACTTTCCGATGAAGCGAAGTTTTAGCGTTATTCCCAGTCTCGTTCTGGCACACGTATTTAAGCATTGATTTGCTTTCCATTTTCTTTTCGGGAAAACTTAATTTGCACGTCCTATCATTTCGGTTTCGGGTTGTTTATgatgatataattttttatttgaacgCAATTCAATGTTGCAATTTAAATCGGCTGTGTGCAGTAGGTATAATGGCATTCATCAGAATTCACTCACGAAatctggaattttttttatatttctttatacCCTTTGCACACTGCCGATTTATTTCTTAAGGCTAGTACTCAGTTCAGCTAAAGGAATTTTCCCACTATATGgtttttttggtattattgtgaatttttttttttgtgaacgTGAGGTGCTTCCATTTTAAAAGCGTTTGAGCTGTTCTGTGAAATTGTTAGTCGCGagctaaacaataaaaacaatagatttgaataattatttatttataattaaaatcgcAGAACAGCATTTGCACACCGAATATATGTGTAAAAACATTGCTGCAATGATGAAAGCAATAACCCACGCTATGCTGCGTGAGCATCTATTGCCAGTATTTGCTGGAAATCCAAAGAAAGATCGGGTAGCGGCAAACAAATGCGTCGGAAACTGTAGCCGGGAGTCCAGAAAATAGAAAGCAAAATGATCTGCTGCAGAAATCGGTCTTACATATCGTATATCAATCTTAATAATTCTCTGACACGACCCGCTACAGCAGTAGCTGGAATCGTTTCTCAGTCATCATCAAGTTGATGTGGTCTACACCGATTTCGCTAAAGCATTTGATAAAGTCTCCCATAATGCTTTATTAGCTAAACTGCAGAAAATGGGATTTCACTCACTATTACTTAGCTGGTTCAAATCTTATTTAGATGATCGGATTTACAGAGTTGAATGCAATGCTGTTTACTCTAACCCATATGTGGCAACTTCTGGCCTTCCTCAGGGAAGTGCTTTGGGTCCGTTGCTGTTCATCGTCTTCATAAATGATATTAGCTATTGCATAAAGAACTCGGAATTTCTGTTGTTCGCTGacgatcttaaaatatttagagctGTGAATTGTATCTCCGATAGTGACCTTCTTCAAAATGACCTAGAAAGGGTGGGAAATTGGTGTTCTCGTAATAATTTGCCACTTAATTtgtcaaaatgtttc
The genomic region above belongs to Drosophila takahashii strain IR98-3 E-12201 chromosome 2L, DtakHiC1v2, whole genome shotgun sequence and contains:
- the LOC108062175 gene encoding protein CNPPD1, which gives rise to MGRSKMVNSSKKIMKHSEFINRIRKSLYYGVGTEDTDMEVSLPFAEYASEMFSKPHQGHSLHRLSCVAAAKVQATPCSLIMALIYLDRLNVTDPGYSCRITPQELFVVSLMISTKFYVGHDERFYLEDWANEGNMTEDRLKEMELEFLSALDWNIYISNEMFFNKLSHIERSLAERQGLRRGWLTYSELAQLLPCFEWTKFLVNSVSVLVLSYAASVITLAGAFYIASQVPGTLWHRAVKTTPETRSSVLNLTNPATTAINGKVSALILDVEEELLKLNKQNCDEANLNKMDYSHDQSGPNPLLMRSFPKFQLILSKENTDTWLNIKSQYSDHEIGNNLITVRSLQLENHWKHARNGSVFWQVITAAVQHSFLRRWPEVWSKRL